One Candidatus Auribacterota bacterium DNA window includes the following coding sequences:
- a CDS encoding 4Fe-4S dicluster domain-containing protein, translated as MRLPKIRELAAALRALFGRRYTSAFPAEKAVVPPGFRGVPRFDEKECIGCGACAIVCPAKDIEVADEIREGKGVRRLTIHYDDCIFCAQCHRSCPTEKGVVMTEEFDLATVNRHGLRQSVEKELVLCERCGEQVAARDHLLWIARRVGASAYSNPTLMLTLLQQLSPGTTAPAERGGPSGRSDRVRVLCPRCRRASTLEFSLEK; from the coding sequence ATGAGATTGCCCAAAATCCGCGAATTGGCCGCAGCGCTCCGCGCCCTCTTCGGCCGGCGGTATACCAGCGCGTTCCCCGCTGAAAAGGCGGTGGTCCCTCCCGGATTCCGCGGAGTGCCGCGCTTTGACGAAAAGGAGTGCATCGGGTGCGGCGCGTGCGCCATCGTCTGCCCCGCCAAGGACATCGAGGTTGCCGATGAGATACGTGAGGGGAAGGGAGTGAGGCGGCTCACCATTCACTACGACGACTGCATCTTCTGCGCCCAGTGCCACAGGAGCTGCCCCACGGAGAAGGGAGTGGTGATGACGGAGGAGTTTGATCTCGCCACCGTCAATCGCCACGGCCTGCGCCAGTCGGTTGAGAAGGAGCTCGTCCTCTGCGAGCGGTGCGGCGAGCAGGTGGCCGCGAGGGATCACCTCCTCTGGATTGCGCGGCGGGTCGGGGCGTCCGCCTATTCCAACCCCACGCTCATGCTCACGCTGCTCCAGCAGCTCTCGCCCGGGACGACGGCTCCGGCTGAAAGGGGCGGGCCCTCCGGGCGAAGTGACCGGGTGCGGGTGCTCTGCCCCCGATGCAGGAGGGCCTCGACGCTTGAGTTCTCACTGGAAAAATGA
- a CDS encoding hydrogenase 3 maturation endopeptidase HyCI: MSSHWKNELERLLHPRIGKRLVLVGVGNPLRGDDGVGSLLARRMRERGKPFVLDGGTAPENCGEPIAALAPETVLVVDAARCGGDAGAVRIFRSGEIAGGALSTHDQSLRVLAHYLKRRCGCEMLILGVEPASVGIGEGLSAPVRAALDEMEAVLLEILPDK; this comes from the coding sequence TTGAGTTCTCACTGGAAAAATGAACTGGAGCGCCTCCTGCATCCGCGCATCGGGAAGCGCCTTGTCCTGGTCGGTGTGGGGAATCCGCTCAGGGGCGATGACGGCGTGGGGAGCCTCCTCGCACGGAGGATGCGCGAGCGGGGCAAGCCATTTGTGCTCGACGGGGGAACCGCGCCGGAGAACTGCGGCGAGCCTATCGCGGCGCTCGCACCCGAGACGGTGCTCGTGGTTGACGCGGCCCGCTGCGGCGGGGATGCGGGCGCGGTGAGAATCTTCAGGAGCGGGGAGATCGCCGGCGGGGCGCTCTCCACGCACGATCAGTCCCTGCGCGTCCTCGCGCACTACCTGAAGCGCCGGTGCGGATGCGAGATGCTCATCCTCGGCGTCGAGCCCGCGAGCGTTGGAATCGGTGAGGGGCTCAGCGCCCCCGTGCGGGCGGCACTGGATGAGATGGAGGCAGTACTGCTGGAGATCCTCCCCGACAAGTAG
- the hemC gene encoding hydroxymethylbilane synthase — protein sequence METRVITIGTRGSRLALAQAQEVISALRLNYPNIEFQIKPIRTAGDRHAARGKGATGLFVKEIEEELLRGGCDLAVHSMKDLPTEHPAGLIIAAAPRRADPFDAFISPEGEDLYDLETGARVGTSSPRRAAQVLNMRPDLRVVPMSGNIDTRLGKLRDGTCEAIILAAAGFQRLGMSGVITQRLTPPAFIPAPGQGCLAIEVREGDSDALRIARSINHPQSHAAITVEKSFLKALGGGCHIPIGAYAEPIGEDRLTLLACVLSPDGRQAVRGGMEGNMREPLELGIRLAGELIARGAYALLRLP from the coding sequence ATGGAAACACGCGTCATCACCATCGGTACGCGGGGGAGTAGACTCGCGCTCGCCCAGGCGCAGGAGGTCATCAGCGCGCTGCGGCTCAACTATCCCAATATAGAATTCCAGATAAAGCCGATCCGCACTGCGGGCGACCGCCACGCTGCACGCGGGAAAGGCGCCACGGGCCTCTTCGTCAAGGAAATCGAGGAGGAGCTCCTCCGGGGAGGATGTGATCTCGCCGTGCACAGCATGAAAGACCTCCCCACCGAGCACCCCGCCGGCCTCATCATCGCCGCTGCGCCGCGACGGGCAGACCCGTTCGACGCGTTCATCTCTCCAGAGGGAGAGGACCTCTACGACCTCGAGACCGGGGCGCGCGTGGGGACATCGAGCCCGAGGCGCGCGGCGCAGGTACTCAACATGCGGCCGGACCTGCGCGTCGTCCCCATGAGCGGCAACATTGACACGCGGCTCGGGAAATTGCGAGACGGGACGTGCGAGGCGATCATCCTGGCGGCAGCAGGCTTCCAGAGGCTCGGCATGAGCGGCGTCATCACGCAGCGACTCACGCCGCCGGCGTTTATCCCCGCCCCGGGACAGGGCTGCCTGGCGATCGAGGTCAGGGAAGGCGACAGCGACGCGCTCCGGATCGCCCGCTCAATAAACCATCCGCAATCCCATGCGGCAATCACTGTGGAGAAATCATTCCTGAAGGCGCTGGGAGGGGGATGTCATATCCCCATCGGGGCATACGCAGAACCCATTGGGGAGGACAGGCTCACGCTGCTCGCGTGCGTGCTCTCCCCCGACGGCAGGCAGGCGGTGCGGGGAGGCATGGAAGGGAATATGCGGGAACCGCTGGAACTCGGGATAAGACTCGCGGGTGAATTGATCGCGCGGGGTGCGTACGCGCTGCTCAGATTGCCATGA
- a CDS encoding radical SAM protein, giving the protein MRFLTANGIIRRSDAMINVTKLYCGGTFAGDRLRYAAGGRTAPVVAWNCTARCNLCCRHCYSDAGVRDSGDELNGAEARRMIADLARYGVPVLLFSGGEPLLRPDLMELGAWAAAKGIRTVLSTNGTLIGKEEAAAIRGSGFSYVGISLDGVGSDNDRFRGMPGAFQKAVEGMRRCLNAGIKTGLRVTLTRQNRASLEPLLDLAQTEGLARVCVYHLVYCGRGMAEDDLAAGEVRGVMDIILRRAREFHSVDREFEILTVDNHADGVYLYLRLRAEEPARAVAARALLENAGGNRSAIGIACVDASGAVYPDQFMRQSPVGSVRERLFSEIWSDAGNALLAALRDRKGLLRGKCGRCSWKEICNGNMRARALAVHGDLWAEDPACYLTEEEIAGAR; this is encoded by the coding sequence ATGAGATTTCTCACCGCGAATGGTATAATCAGGCGGTCAGACGCCATGATTAACGTGACCAAACTCTACTGCGGGGGAACATTCGCGGGTGATCGCCTGCGCTATGCCGCCGGCGGCCGGACGGCCCCGGTGGTTGCGTGGAACTGCACGGCGCGCTGCAACCTGTGCTGCCGTCACTGCTACAGCGATGCGGGAGTGCGTGACTCAGGGGATGAGCTGAACGGGGCCGAGGCGAGAAGGATGATCGCGGATCTCGCGCGGTACGGCGTTCCCGTCCTCCTCTTTTCGGGAGGTGAGCCGCTCCTCAGGCCCGACCTCATGGAGCTCGGCGCGTGGGCGGCGGCGAAGGGTATCCGGACTGTCCTCTCGACAAACGGAACCCTCATCGGGAAGGAAGAGGCGGCGGCCATCCGCGGGAGCGGATTCTCCTACGTGGGGATAAGCCTTGATGGCGTGGGGAGCGACAATGACCGTTTCCGCGGGATGCCGGGCGCTTTTCAGAAAGCGGTGGAGGGTATGAGACGGTGTCTGAACGCGGGCATTAAAACAGGACTGCGCGTGACGCTGACCAGGCAGAACCGTGCGAGCCTTGAACCGCTCCTGGACCTCGCGCAGACCGAGGGGCTCGCGCGCGTGTGCGTGTATCACCTTGTCTATTGCGGGCGGGGTATGGCCGAGGACGATCTGGCCGCTGGCGAGGTGCGCGGCGTCATGGACATTATCCTTCGCAGGGCACGAGAGTTCCACTCGGTTGACAGGGAGTTCGAGATACTGACCGTTGATAATCATGCCGACGGAGTGTACCTCTATCTCAGGCTGCGCGCGGAGGAGCCGGCGCGTGCGGTCGCCGCCCGCGCCCTTCTTGAAAACGCGGGAGGGAACCGCTCCGCCATCGGGATCGCGTGCGTCGATGCGTCTGGTGCGGTGTATCCCGACCAGTTCATGCGGCAGTCCCCCGTGGGGAGTGTGAGAGAGAGGTTGTTTTCGGAGATATGGAGCGACGCGGGGAATGCCCTGCTCGCCGCCCTCAGGGATCGGAAGGGATTGCTCCGGGGGAAATGCGGACGCTGCTCATGGAAGGAAATATGCAACGGCAACATGCGGGCGAGGGCGCTCGCCGTGCATGGCGACCTCTGGGCTGAAGATCCTGCCTGTTATCTGACGGAAGAGGAAATCGCGGGGGCCCGGTAA
- a CDS encoding radical SAM protein, giving the protein MRASMEQHPLKVLFWEATSACNLRCRHCRRMPAGAGAGARELTTDEAKSWIKDVAAWCRPLLILSGGEPLMRADIVELAAYAGRRGLAVALATNGVLMTGEIAGELRRAGVRRVSVSLDGARAGTHDGMRGVGGAFDAALNALRILRAAAVSAQINMTVCRGNRGEIEQIFILAEREGLQAVHFFVFVPVGCGLTFEKDQALSAVECEELLRWFRTHAHPQGLEVRLTCAPQYQRILAEHGVWPEESAPRRVGEPARRSAARPAGCLGGKSVCFVSHAGEVFPCGYLPVAAGSIRERSLREIWERSALFLELRDEDRLGAPCGTCAYKVTCGGCRARAYAATGNYLGGDRLCINPPPPEA; this is encoded by the coding sequence ATGAGAGCGTCCATGGAGCAGCATCCGCTGAAGGTGCTTTTCTGGGAGGCGACGTCGGCGTGCAATCTCCGCTGCCGCCACTGCCGGCGGATGCCCGCAGGTGCGGGGGCCGGCGCGCGCGAGCTTACGACAGATGAGGCGAAGAGCTGGATCAAAGATGTCGCCGCCTGGTGCCGTCCGCTCCTTATCCTGAGCGGCGGTGAACCGCTGATGAGAGCCGATATAGTTGAGCTCGCTGCGTACGCGGGGAGGCGGGGATTGGCTGTCGCGCTCGCGACGAACGGCGTGCTGATGACGGGTGAGATCGCGGGGGAGCTCCGTCGCGCGGGGGTGCGGCGGGTGAGCGTCAGCCTGGATGGTGCGAGGGCGGGGACGCACGATGGAATGCGAGGGGTAGGAGGTGCGTTTGACGCAGCGCTGAACGCCCTCAGGATCCTCAGGGCGGCGGCCGTGAGCGCGCAGATAAACATGACGGTGTGCAGGGGGAATCGGGGTGAGATTGAGCAAATCTTTATTCTTGCCGAAAGGGAAGGGCTCCAGGCGGTCCACTTTTTTGTTTTTGTCCCCGTGGGATGCGGCCTCACATTCGAAAAAGACCAGGCCCTCTCCGCGGTCGAGTGCGAAGAGCTGCTGCGCTGGTTCCGGACGCATGCGCATCCCCAGGGACTCGAGGTGAGGCTGACCTGCGCCCCTCAGTACCAGCGGATTCTCGCGGAACACGGCGTGTGGCCCGAGGAGAGTGCGCCACGTAGAGTGGGGGAGCCTGCCCGGAGAAGCGCGGCGAGGCCGGCCGGATGCCTCGGGGGAAAGAGCGTCTGTTTCGTTTCTCATGCGGGGGAGGTTTTCCCATGCGGTTATCTGCCCGTCGCAGCGGGCAGTATACGCGAGCGGAGTTTGAGAGAGATATGGGAAAGGTCGGCCCTCTTCCTTGAGCTCAGGGATGAGGATAGGCTCGGAGCCCCCTGTGGGACGTGCGCATATAAGGTGACGTGCGGGGGGTGCCGCGCCCGCGCGTATGCGGCGACTGGAAATTATCTGGGGGGAGACAGGTTGTGTATAAATCCTCCACCTCCCGAAGCGTAA
- a CDS encoding ABC-type transport auxiliary lipoprotein family protein has protein sequence MKTIINILALFSILLCLSSCRSVRTYYYLIETDLVVPRSEKQLPLTVAVNNVRAPSRYQDQMVYRTSEYEVGFYEYSQWVEQPAEMVRRALLDALKDSGLFQRVDPIDIVVNPDLILQSAIVNFDQVVTKAGNSAECELTLELLRGNSGQPVWSYDAKARVAQKDKGKFVEAMSAAVSKGINDAIADMEKSAALQGFSETTEKGRETKGSM, from the coding sequence ATGAAAACTATCATAAATATTCTCGCGCTCTTTAGCATTCTCCTCTGCCTCTCGTCGTGCAGATCGGTGCGGACATATTACTACCTCATCGAGACGGACCTCGTCGTTCCCAGGTCTGAAAAACAACTCCCGCTGACGGTCGCGGTCAACAACGTCCGCGCCCCCTCGCGATACCAGGACCAGATGGTATACCGCACCTCCGAATACGAAGTCGGCTTCTATGAGTACAGCCAGTGGGTCGAGCAACCGGCGGAGATGGTGCGGAGGGCGCTCCTTGATGCGCTCAAGGATTCGGGCCTGTTCCAGCGGGTCGACCCCATCGACATCGTGGTAAATCCCGACCTCATCCTTCAGAGTGCGATCGTGAATTTTGACCAGGTTGTCACCAAGGCGGGCAACTCCGCCGAATGCGAGTTGACCCTGGAGCTGCTCCGGGGCAACAGCGGGCAGCCGGTGTGGTCCTACGACGCGAAGGCTCGCGTGGCGCAGAAAGACAAAGGTAAATTTGTCGAGGCGATGAGCGCGGCCGTCTCCAAAGGGATCAATGACGCGATCGCTGACATGGAGAAGTCAGCCGCACTTCAGGGATTCTCAGAAACAACGGAAAAAGGCAGGGAGACAAAGGGCAGCATGTAG
- a CDS encoding MlaD family protein, translating into MATRAQKVKVGVFLITGLGLIIALFATVSVKNRQPMETYYIKFIESVRGLGKDCDVLYRGVPVGKVQDIRVTEENETLVTVGIAANKVTLREGTIATLAMGNLMGGMQIELAGGEPSEPVLPAGSFIASQPSILENMASDLPKILENISQILTKIDQSIGDVKADRLGALVRNADTTIQTANKTFAEVTTFLQTTRGTMLNSEYEITQTMRALREAIVQANRVFMRLNQNPASVFWGIPMPEHPHAR; encoded by the coding sequence GTGGCAACAAGGGCACAGAAGGTAAAGGTGGGCGTCTTCCTCATTACGGGGCTGGGGCTGATCATCGCGCTCTTTGCAACCGTGTCGGTGAAAAACAGGCAGCCGATGGAAACGTACTACATCAAGTTCATCGAGAGCGTGCGGGGCCTCGGCAAAGACTGCGACGTCCTCTACCGGGGCGTCCCCGTCGGGAAGGTCCAGGATATCCGCGTGACGGAAGAAAATGAAACACTTGTGACCGTGGGGATCGCGGCCAATAAAGTCACCCTGAGGGAGGGCACGATCGCCACGCTCGCCATGGGAAACCTCATGGGAGGCATGCAGATCGAGCTCGCGGGAGGCGAGCCGAGCGAGCCGGTGCTGCCGGCGGGGTCTTTTATCGCCTCCCAGCCTTCCATCCTGGAAAATATGGCGTCGGACCTGCCCAAGATACTCGAGAACATTTCGCAAATCCTCACCAAGATTGACCAGTCGATCGGGGATGTAAAGGCTGACCGTCTCGGCGCGCTCGTGCGCAATGCCGATACGACGATACAAACGGCCAATAAGACCTTCGCAGAGGTCACCACGTTTCTCCAGACCACACGGGGGACGATGCTCAACAGTGAATACGAAATAACCCAGACCATGAGAGCCCTCCGAGAGGCGATCGTCCAGGCGAACAGGGTGTTCATGCGCCTGAACCAGAACCCCGCATCCGTTTTCTGGGGGATACCGATGCCTGAACACCCGCATGCGCGTTAA
- a CDS encoding ATP-binding cassette domain-containing protein, with product MNKGTPIIEVRNLVARYDEQLVLDGISFGVCEGEILVVIGGSGCGKTTLLRHMVGLLAPAAGEILYWGKDLTKMDDDERARLLQRIGITFQSGALFNSMSVAENVGLPIEEYGATDAELRDTLVRMKLSLVGLGNYGDRMPDELSGGMKKRVGFARSIAMDPEIVFFDEPSAGLDPIMAAGLDKLILDMRRLTGVTMVVITHELESIRTVADRVLMLDRGRIIFMGTLDGAEKSDVPRVRQFFDRQPDKAIEARNDNEH from the coding sequence ATGAATAAGGGCACGCCGATAATTGAGGTGCGCAATCTCGTGGCGCGCTATGATGAGCAGCTCGTGCTCGACGGGATCTCGTTCGGCGTCTGCGAGGGGGAGATACTCGTCGTGATCGGGGGGTCGGGATGCGGGAAAACCACCCTCCTCAGGCACATGGTGGGGCTGCTCGCGCCCGCCGCCGGCGAGATTCTGTACTGGGGCAAAGATCTCACGAAGATGGACGATGACGAGCGCGCACGGCTGCTGCAGAGGATCGGCATCACGTTCCAATCAGGGGCGCTCTTCAACTCCATGAGCGTCGCGGAGAACGTGGGGCTCCCGATAGAAGAATACGGCGCCACGGACGCGGAGTTGCGAGACACCCTGGTGCGGATGAAACTCAGCCTCGTCGGACTGGGGAACTACGGCGATCGGATGCCGGACGAGCTCTCCGGGGGGATGAAGAAAAGGGTCGGGTTCGCGCGCTCCATCGCCATGGACCCGGAGATCGTGTTCTTTGACGAGCCGTCCGCGGGGCTCGACCCGATCATGGCCGCGGGGCTCGACAAGCTCATCCTCGACATGCGGCGGCTGACGGGGGTGACGATGGTTGTCATCACACACGAGCTCGAATCCATACGCACGGTCGCCGACAGGGTCCTCATGCTCGACCGTGGACGCATCATCTTCATGGGAACTCTCGATGGCGCAGAGAAGAGCGATGTACCCCGCGTGCGCCAGTTCTTCGACAGGCAGCCGGACAAGGCAATCGAGGCGCGGAACGACAATGAACACTGA
- a CDS encoding ABC transporter permease — MGNPVSSKHTVYVRGRITDEDGARILQEVSRIISEGSDHLSINLKDAADIGSRGAAWLMRAARTAERAGLTVTVDGASGEVADFINLVWEGFKTGTEPAPQRKLFLETIGEKAFAALEELKDACRLVIDAVYWSFIAPFEGRGLKWKSLLTELNETGVKAIGIVSLLNFLLGLVIAMLSAAQAGTFGVQIFVANLVVIGFAKELAVVMTGIVVSARTGSAIAAELATMKVYEEIDALKGMGLSVAKFLIAPKVIAILIAMPILTAIGFVTGVAGGFVLGVFSLGFTFQSWWAQTLLAATVRDLAQGGVKSFVFAIIIVLVGCHNGLRVTGGARGVGLATTRAVVMDVFFIVVADLIFALIFYFFL; from the coding sequence ATGGGAAATCCAGTTTCCTCTAAGCACACAGTGTATGTCCGCGGCCGGATCACCGATGAGGATGGAGCGCGCATTCTACAAGAAGTGTCGCGCATCATCTCGGAGGGGAGCGACCATCTCTCGATAAACCTCAAAGACGCGGCGGATATCGGCAGCAGGGGCGCCGCCTGGCTCATGCGCGCCGCGCGCACCGCGGAGCGAGCGGGGCTGACGGTCACCGTGGACGGCGCGAGCGGCGAGGTGGCGGATTTTATCAACCTTGTCTGGGAAGGCTTCAAGACCGGAACCGAACCGGCGCCGCAACGCAAACTTTTCCTTGAAACCATCGGTGAAAAGGCGTTCGCGGCACTGGAAGAGCTCAAGGACGCATGCCGCCTGGTCATTGACGCGGTCTACTGGTCGTTCATCGCCCCGTTCGAAGGGCGCGGCCTCAAGTGGAAATCGCTGCTCACCGAGCTCAATGAGACAGGGGTGAAGGCGATCGGCATCGTCTCGCTGCTCAACTTCCTCCTCGGCCTCGTCATCGCGATGCTCTCGGCAGCCCAGGCCGGCACCTTCGGCGTCCAGATCTTTGTTGCGAACCTCGTCGTGATCGGCTTCGCCAAGGAGCTCGCGGTGGTGATGACCGGCATCGTGGTCTCCGCGCGCACTGGTTCCGCCATTGCCGCTGAGCTCGCCACGATGAAGGTGTATGAGGAGATCGATGCGCTGAAGGGGATGGGGCTCAGCGTGGCGAAGTTCCTGATCGCACCGAAAGTGATCGCCATACTCATCGCGATGCCGATACTGACGGCGATAGGGTTCGTCACGGGCGTGGCGGGCGGCTTCGTCCTCGGTGTATTCTCCCTGGGTTTCACCTTCCAAAGCTGGTGGGCCCAGACGCTCCTCGCGGCGACGGTGCGCGACCTCGCCCAGGGCGGGGTAAAATCATTCGTCTTCGCCATAATCATCGTCCTCGTGGGATGCCACAACGGCCTCAGGGTGACCGGCGGGGCGAGGGGCGTAGGTCTCGCGACGACGCGCGCGGTAGTCATGGATGTCTTCTTCATCGTGGTCGCCGATCTGATATTCGCTTTGATATTTTATTTCTTTTTGTAG
- a CDS encoding glycosyl hydrolase family 17 protein → MKVVHQRTISSAAALILASFTIISAGAAQQDYVHVGYQPYTKGDPNTGTNPAWDSYSYQDVLGQMQLINTHFTALRTWTIQYSNQHVIPAAHACGVKVAMGAWGFPSTSGPDYFDEAKSKAEIDSIVAQAKHYQGTVATIICGNENLQDSPNPNGLTKEKIQLLMNYARAQLNANGLTGVKVTTCQTDGVWIGHASLADCPGCDEIWCTIYPFWHGDDPGGAAISYFQNMYGQVVGIAKGKRVVVGETGWATAGGSTWWNGTVKPSEPNAKTYFDGISNWLTSHQVEAYLFEMFDEPWKYTPNQKQESHFGIFEGWNHNRQKYVIPSIKSATQLSILPGLMTAGQGLSYVVDFSGQITQPFDFYLIASAPSGIYTLFLNGDIARGVVPLYRRVPSLSTSINSTVTLRGVLPNAFAGKEMTFYCGAVAAGKSPGVPLDQLSQSSPNMILFDTQTVTVQ, encoded by the coding sequence ATGAAAGTCGTGCATCAGCGCACAATCAGCTCTGCCGCAGCACTGATTCTTGCGTCTTTCACAATCATAAGCGCCGGCGCGGCCCAACAGGATTACGTCCACGTGGGATATCAGCCATATACAAAAGGGGATCCCAATACCGGCACGAATCCCGCGTGGGATTCCTATTCCTACCAGGATGTGCTCGGGCAGATGCAGTTGATCAACACACATTTCACCGCACTCCGTACCTGGACGATACAGTACAGCAACCAGCACGTTATCCCCGCCGCGCACGCGTGCGGCGTGAAGGTCGCCATGGGGGCATGGGGCTTCCCGAGCACGAGCGGGCCCGATTACTTCGACGAGGCGAAATCAAAGGCGGAGATTGATTCAATCGTCGCCCAGGCGAAGCACTATCAGGGGACGGTCGCCACGATCATCTGCGGGAATGAGAATCTCCAGGACTCCCCGAACCCCAACGGCCTGACAAAAGAAAAAATCCAGCTCCTGATGAACTACGCGCGCGCGCAGCTCAACGCCAATGGCCTCACGGGCGTCAAGGTGACGACATGCCAGACCGACGGGGTGTGGATCGGTCACGCCAGCCTCGCGGACTGCCCCGGGTGCGATGAGATATGGTGCACCATCTATCCATTCTGGCACGGGGATGATCCCGGGGGGGCGGCGATCAGCTACTTCCAGAACATGTACGGCCAGGTGGTCGGCATCGCGAAGGGCAAGCGCGTCGTCGTCGGCGAAACCGGATGGGCCACGGCGGGAGGGAGCACGTGGTGGAACGGGACGGTGAAACCAAGCGAGCCGAACGCGAAGACATACTTCGACGGGATTTCCAACTGGCTCACGAGCCATCAGGTGGAGGCATACCTATTCGAAATGTTCGACGAGCCGTGGAAGTATACCCCGAACCAGAAACAGGAATCCCACTTTGGCATCTTCGAGGGATGGAATCACAACAGGCAAAAGTACGTGATCCCGAGCATTAAATCCGCGACGCAGCTATCGATCCTGCCGGGGTTGATGACCGCGGGGCAGGGACTCAGCTACGTCGTGGATTTTTCTGGACAGATCACACAGCCGTTCGACTTCTATCTCATTGCGAGCGCTCCCTCCGGCATCTACACACTCTTCCTCAACGGTGACATCGCCAGGGGCGTGGTTCCGCTGTATCGGCGGGTGCCGAGCCTCAGCACATCCATCAATTCGACCGTGACACTGCGGGGTGTCTTGCCAAACGCTTTTGCCGGGAAGGAGATGACGTTCTACTGCGGAGCGGTTGCGGCCGGGAAGTCTCCCGGCGTCCCGCTCGACCAGCTTTCCCAGAGCAGCCCGAACATGATCCTTTTTGACACGCAGACGGTGACCGTGCAGTAG